One window of Acipenser ruthenus chromosome 17, fAciRut3.2 maternal haplotype, whole genome shotgun sequence genomic DNA carries:
- the LOC117422974 gene encoding SLIT and NTRK-like protein 3 gives MLWITLLSTIALGWTTPIPLLEDSEEIDEPCFDPCYCEVKESIFHVHCDSKGFTNISQISQLWSRPFKLYLQRNSMRKLYFNSFLHLNNAVSINLGNNALQDIHAGAFNGLNILKRLYLHENKLEVFRNDTFRGLESLEYLQADYNIIKRIESGAFRNLSKLRVLILNDNLIPMLPNFLFRSVSLTHLDLRGNRLKTLAYRGMLEYIGRSLMEIQLEENPWNCNCEIVQLKTWLERVPYTALVGEITCESPFHFHGKDLREIKRSELCPLLSESEIEASLGIPRLLFNNENAWPTKPSSMLSSYHNTASSVEYKTSDKQPRPTKKPRLHRMPPTPRSIYPGPNQPPIAAYQTRPPIPIICPTGCTCNLHINDLGLTVNCKEKGFRNISELLPRPLNAKKLYLSGNLIQKIYRSDFWNFSSLDLLHLGNNRISSVQDGAFINLPNLKSLYLNGNDIERLTPGMFRGLQTLRYLYFEYNVIREIQPAAFSLMPSLQLLFLNNNLLRTLPTDAFAGTSLARLNLRNNYFLYLPVSGVLEHLNSIVQIDLHQNPWDCTCDIIPLKQWMEKLSSVIMVGEVLCKTPEFVFGKDLRSLEIDLLCPELKYVTVSPALPDDMISATDSGLGFSPTRGAIPLSVLILSLLILFISAVFIAAGLFAFVLRRRKKLPFRTKQEVELTGIQMQCRIFEERQNASPEKTPGHVYDYIPHPVTEMCNNPIYKPREGEMEEQFVETKENNTNYRTLIEKEKEWAMAVSNSQLNTIVTINQSGDIAGFHENGVLCPNVIERERPSPTVGFVDCLYGTVPKLKDLHAHPPGMQYPDLQQDTRLKETLLFNPGKGFPDQTQSEYLELRAKLQTKPDYLEVLEKATYRF, from the coding sequence ATGCTGTGGATAACTCTATTAAGCACAATAGCTCTAGGATGGACTACACCAATCCCCTTGCTGGAGGACTCAGAGGAAATAGATGAGCCTTGTTTTGACCCCTGTTACTGTGAAGTAAAAGAAAGCATTTTCCATGTACATTGCGACAGCAAAGGATTTACAAATATCAGTCAGATTTCACAGTTATGGTCGAGGCCATTTAAACTTTACCTGCAGAGGAACTCCATGAGAAAGCTGTATTTTAACAGTTTTCTTCATTTGAACAACGCTGTGTCGATCAACTTAGGTAACAACGCACTGCAGGACATTCATGCCGGTGCTTTTAATGGCttgaatattttaaaaaggttgtATCTCCACGAAAACAAACTGGAGGTGTTCCGAAATGACACTTTCAGGGGGTTAGAAAGTCTGGAATATCTTCAGGCCGATTATAACATTATTAAAAGAATCGAAAGTGGAGCATTTAGGAATTTGAGTAAACTAAGGGTACTCATACTGAATGACAATTTGATCCCTATGCTACCAAACTTTTTATTCCGGTCTGTGTCTTTAACACACCTTGATTTGAGAGGAAACCGGTTAAAAACCCTGGCTTACAGGGGCATGTTGGAATACATTGGCAGGAGCCTTATGGAGATCCAACTGGAAGAAAATCCATGGAACTGTAACTGCGAGATTGTCCAGCTGAAAACATGGCTGGAACGTGTCCCTTACACAGCTCTGGTTGGGGAGATTACATGCGAGTCGCCCTTTCACTTTCACGGCAAAGATTTAAGGGAAATTAAAAGAAGTGAATTGTGTCCTCTGCTGTCTGAATCCGAGATTGAAGCTAGTCTCGGAATACCACGTCTGCTATTTAATAATGAGAATGCATGGCCTACAAAACCATCTTCCATGCTGTCTTCTTACCATAACACAGCCTCTTCAGTTGAATATAAGACATCTGACAAACAGCCAAGACCGACAAAAAAACCTAGACTACATAGAATGCCACCAACCCCTCGCAGTATTTACCCAGGGCCAAATCAGCCTCCTATAGCTGCTTACCAGACAAGACCGCCTATACCAATCATTTGCCCCACTGGGTGTACTTGTAATTTACACATTAACGATTTAGGATTGACAGTTAATTGCAAAGAAAAGGGGTTTCGTAATATATCTGAACTCCTTCCCAGACCACTAAATGCAAAGAAACTGTACTTAAGTGgaaatttaatacaaaaaatatacagaTCTGATTTTTGGAACTTTTCAAGTTTGGATTTACTTCATCTGGGTAATAACAGGATATCTTCTGTTCAAGACGGGGCTTTCATTAATCTTCCCAATTTAAAAAGCCTATACTTAAATGGGAATGACATCGAAAGACTAACGCCTGGCATGTTCAGGGGCTTACAGACATTACGCTACCTGTACTTTGAATACAACGTCATAAGAGAAATACAGCCTGCTGCATTTAGTTTGATGCCCAGTCTTCAGCTGCTGTTTCTCAATAACAACCTACTCAGAACGCTGCCAACCGACGCTTTTGCAGGCACTTCTCTTGCCAGGCTGAATCTAAGAAATAACTACTTTCTGTATTTGCCAGTGAGTGGAGTACTTGAGCACCTGAATTCCATTGTACAGATTGATCTGCACCAGAACCCCTGGGATTGCACATGCGACATAATACCCCTAAAACAGTGGATGGAAAAGCTTAGCTCTGTTATAATGGTGGGAGAGGTATTATGCAAAACACCAGAGTTTGTGTTTGGGAAGGATTTGAGGTCTCTTGAAATCGATCTGCTGTGCCCAGAATTGAAGTATGTTACAGTATCACCTGCTTTGCCCGATGATATGATCTCAGCCACTGATTCTGGGCTAGGATTCTCTCCAACAAGGGGTGCTATCCCTCTTTCTGTTCTCATACTGAGTCTTCTAATCCTATTCATCTCCGCTGTTTTCATTGCCGCTGGACTCTTTGCTTTTGTGTTAAGGAGGCGAAAGAAACTGCCCTTCAGGACAAAACAGGAAGTAGAACTGACTGGCATTCAAATGCAATGCAGGATATTCGAGGAAAGACAAAATGCATCTCCGGAGAAAACTCCTGGTCACGTATATGATTACATACCCCATCCCGTGACAGAAATGTGTAACAACCCCATATACAAACCCCGAGAAGGGGAAATGGAGGAGCAATTTGTCGagactaaagaaaataatacaaactatAGGACTTTaatagagaaagagaaagagtggGCAATGGCAGTATCCAATTCCCAGCTTAACACTATAGTTACAATAAATCAGTCGGGGGACATAGCAGGTTTTCACGAAAATGGTGTTCTATGTCCAAATGTTATAGAGAGAGAACGGCCATCTCCGACAGTGGGCTTTGTAGACTGTCTTTATGGCACAGTTCCCAAGCTAAAGGACTTGCACGCACACCCTCCTGGAATGCAGTATCCCGATTTACAGCAAGACACCAGGCTGAAAGAAACACTCCTTTTCAACCCTGGAAAGGGATTTCCTGACCAAACCCAAAGCGAATACCTCGAGTTAAGGGCCAAACTCCAAACCAAGCCGGATTACCTCGAAGTCCTGGAAAAAGCAACATATCGATTCTAG